DNA from Endomicrobiales bacterium:
TTAGTTACTTAAAATGGTTTTGCTACTTCAAAACTATCAAAAATAGCAACACTTTTTGAGTATTATGCCCGCAATGACACGGTTTTAGTTTTTAGTTTACATTTAATTGAGTAACTGTAATAAATATATAAGAAAAAACTTAGCACAAATGGGAGGCAGTATGGTTAAAACAACTGTAGGTATGTTGGATGCAAAAGGTAAAAAGTTTGGTGTTGTAATATCTCGCTTTAATGAGTTTATTACATCCAAATTACTTGGTGGCGCAATAGATTCTTTTGTGCGTCATGGCGGTAATGAAAGTGATTTAGAGGTGTTCTGGGTTCCGGGGTCATTTGAAATTCCTGCAACTGCAAAAAAAGTTGCCGAAAGTAAAAGGTTCAATGCAGTTATCTGTCTTGGGTGTGTAATAAGAGGGGAAACCCCGCATTTTGATTATGTTTCCTCAGAGGTTGCAAAAGGTGTTGCACAAGTTGGTATGGAAAGCAGTGTTCCTGTTATTTTTGGTGTACTTACAACAGATAACCTTGAGCAGTCAATTGAAAGAGCAGGCACAAAGTCGGGCAATAAAGGCGCTGAAGCGGTTGAAAGTGCAATTGAACTTTCAGATCTTTATAACAAAATAAAATAATTAAAGTTACAGTGTTTTATAGACAATAATTTAGTTGACAGAATAAATTATTATTTTGTGTAAAAGCGTTGCAATGCAAAGGTGTTGCAGAATAATTGTCCATCAAATAAATGGATATAAAATGAGAAAAAGGTGACACCGTTGAGTTTGATATAATTGAATCAGATAAAGGCCCAAAAGCATCTAATGTAAAAAAAATATAATATTCAAAATATCAGCAAAAGGAAGCTGTGCATTGCATTATGCCCAGCTTCTTTTTTTATTTATTACCCACTTTGGCTGATAATGAATAAGTATTTTGTGGGGATTTCGGCGAGGGCATGTCCTTGAGTGTCGTGGTCAAGGATGTCTGACCACCAAGGCCGGTGGGGCAGGATAGCCCCGCGGTTTAAATAAATCTGGATTTCAGCTAATCCCGCCCGATGGTGGGATGGGAATGAAAAAATATGGCGTAGCGTCGGAGAGATATTTGCGCCAGTTATTATAATTTAGTAGAATAGGCAAAATTTTAACTCGTATTTTGCAAAAGGAAAAAGATTA
Protein-coding regions in this window:
- the ribH gene encoding 6,7-dimethyl-8-ribityllumazine synthase, which translates into the protein MLDAKGKKFGVVISRFNEFITSKLLGGAIDSFVRHGGNESDLEVFWVPGSFEIPATAKKVAESKRFNAVICLGCVIRGETPHFDYVSSEVAKGVAQVGMESSVPVIFGVLTTDNLEQSIERAGTKSGNKGAEAVESAIELSDLYNKIK